From the genome of Cystobacter fuscus DSM 2262:
TGCTGGCCTTCGTGGAGCAGGCCGGACTGGATGGCGTGGACATCGACTGGGAGTGGCCGGAGCCCGGCGCCTCGGCGCAGAACTTCGGCGCGCTGATGAACCAGCTCGGCACCGCGCTGCACGCGCGGGGCAAGATCCTCACCGCCGCGGTGCTCGCCACGGGCGGCGACGGCATCCCCACCTCGTCCTTCGCCGACGTGGACTTCCTGAACATCATGGCCTACGACATGGGCTATCCCCACTCGTCGTATGACATCGCCGTGCAGTCGATGAACTACTGGCTCGGCCGCGGGCTGCCCGCGAGCAAGGCGGTGCTGGGCGTGCCCTTCTACGGCAAGGACTCGGGGAACGGGGCCTATACCTACGCGCAGCTCGTCGCCATGGATCCCCAGGCCCCCAACAAGGACGTGGTCAACGGCATCTATTACAACGGCATCCCCACCATCAAGGCCAAGGCCCAGCTCGCGCTGCAGCGCGGCGGCGGCATCATGATCTGGGAGATCTCCCAGGACACCTCGGGCACGACGTCGCTGCTCAACGCCATCTCCCAGGTCGTCGGCGGCGGCACCACCAACCCGGCGCCGTCCGTGAACCTCACCTCCCCCGCCAACGGCACGACCTTCACGCCCGGCAGCACCATCACCGTGAGCGCCAACGCCTCGGACTCCAACGGCCGCGTCACCCAGGTGGTCTTCTACGCGGGTGCCCAGAAGCTGGGCACGGTCACCTCCGCGCCCTACAGCCTCGCCTGGCTCAACGTGGCGGCGGGCAGCTACACGCTGACGGCCGTGGCCACCGACGACGGCGGCGCGACCACCACCTCGGCGGCCGTCTCCATCACCGTCACCAGCGGCACCGGCGGCTCCTGCGCCGGCGTGGCCGCGTGGGACGCGACCAAGGTCTACGTGAAGGGAGACCAGGTCACCTCGGGCGGCAAGCTGTGGCGCGCCCAGTGGTGGACCCAGAACGAGGTCCCCACCCAGAGCGACTGGGGCGTCTGGGTGCTGGTCAGCAACTGCTGAGCGGCGCATGAGTCACCCGGAAGAGGGACTTCCGGGTGATATGGTCCGCGCGGAAATCCCATGAGCACCTCCGCCTCGGACGACATCCGCATTGGCAGCATCCTTCGCGACACCTACGAAATCGTGTCCCTGCTGGGCACCGGAGGCATGGGCAAGGTCTTCCTCGCCCGGCACCTGCGGCTGCCCGGCAAACAGGTGGCGGTGAAGGTCCTCCTCAGTGACGAGGAGGTGACGGCCGACCAGTACGCGCGCTTCCGCCGCGAAGCGGAGATCACCTCGCGGCTCGGGCACCCCAACATCGTCGGGGTGCTCGACTTCCACGGCCCGGAGGGAGAGGGCAGTGCCCCCTTCCTGGTGCTGGAGCACCTGAGCGGGGAGACCCTGTCCCGGCGGCTCAAGAAGGGCCCCCTGCCGCTGCCCGAGGCCCTCTTCGTCGCGCGGCAGATCGGCGCGGCGCTCCACGCGGCCCACCAGGCGGGCGTCATCCATCGCGACCTGAAGCCCGGCAACGTCTTCCTCGTGCCCACCGAGTCCTGGGACGTCGCCGACTACCAGGTGAAGCTGCTCGACTTCGGCATCTCCAAGCTCGTCTCGGCCCAGACGGTGCGCACGCAGGACGACGTGCTGATGGGCACCCCCCGGTACATGTCCCCCGAGCAGGCCCGGGGCCAGAACACCAAGGTGGACGCGCGCTCGGACCTCTTCGCGCTCGGCGTCATCGTCTACGAGATGCTCTCCGGCAAGTCGCCCTTCGCCGACGAGTCCGTGGTGGGCATCCTCTACCGCATCGTGAACGAGCCGGTGGACCCCCTCGCCGCCATCTGTCCGCACCTGCCCGCGTCCGTCTGCGCCGCGGTGGACAAGGCCCTGTCGAAGCAGCCCGGCGACCGTCAGCCGAGCATCGCGGCCTTCATCGAGGAGCTGACCGGCACGGCCCCCAGCCTCTCCTCGGCGCGGCCCGAGCCCCAGCCGGCCAGCCAGGACGTCCCCCTGACGCCCGTGAGCGCGGGGGTGGTCGCCGCCACGCCCGCGACCGTGCCCGGACGCAAGGCGCCCTCCGCCCAGGAGGCGGTCGCGACCGTGCGCCCCGGGGCGGTGCGGGCGGCGCCTGCCTCGGAGCTGGAGGCGCCCCCCTCGATGATGGAGGCCCCCCCACCCTCGATGGTGGGGCCCGCGCCCTCGCTCCCGGGTAGCGCGATGCCGCCGAAGTCCTCGCGGACCGTCCTCGTCGGCGCCGTCCTCGCGCTGCTCGTGGGAGCCGGGGGCGTCGTGGCGTTCCTGTCGCGTGGAACGCCTCCCGCCTCCCCTCCCGTGACGCGGTCCCCTCCGGAAGTCGCCACCACCACCGCCACCCCGCCTCCCGCGCCTCCGCCCGCCCAGGAGACGCCTCCCGCTCAGGAGACGCCTCCCGCCGAGACCCCCGAGCCCGCCTCCTCGGCCACCGCCCCCCAGCCCACCGCTCGTCCCGCGGCTCGGGCGCAGGCCCCCGAGGTCCTGCCCGCCGGTGTGCGCGAGACACTGGAGCAGGCGGAGCAGGCGTTGAAGGCGAACCAGGCCACCGAGGCCATCCGGCTCGCCCGCCTCAGCCAGCGCACGAAGGTCACCGGGGCGTCCTTCTCCCTGCTCACGCGCGCCCATTGCCAGCAAGGCGACCTCGCCAACGCCCGCGCGCAATGGAGCCGGGTGCCCACCGCTCAGCGCGCCCTCGTCCAGAAATACTGCAAACAACACGATATCGAGTTCTGACCTCGCATGTGCTCCGAAGGCGTACCCTCCGCGCCGGGAGTACGGATGCGTTGACACGCCCCTCCCCCACTTCCAGCATCCGTCTCCATGCGGAGTGACCTTCCTGGTGGAGTGCGATTCACGGGCCTCGTGCTCGTCTCTTTTCTCGTGTCGATGCTGGCCTCCGGCTGTGGGGGGGGTGGAGGGGGCGAATGTGGAGACGGGGCACGCCAGTCGGCGGAGTCCTGCGACGACGGCAACACGGCGGACGGCGACGGCTGCGCCGCGAGCTGTCGCGCGGTAGAGGAGGGCTGGGCATGCGACACGCCGGGCCAGGCCTGTGTCCGCACGACCTGTGGCAACGGCACCCGGGACAACACCGAGGCCTGTGACGATGGCAACACCACCGCGGGTGACGGCTGTGACACCCGCTGCCTGGTGGAAGAGGGCTGGAGCTGCACCGCGCAGGGGGATCGCTGCTTCGCCGCGACCTGTGGCGATCGCATCATCGCCGGGGACGAGGAGTGCGAGGACGGCAACGCCCTGCCTGGCGATGGCTGCGGCGCGACCTGCCGGCTGGAGTCCGGCTACAAGTGCCCGGCGGCCGGCGAGCCCTGCATCCGCACGGTCTGCGGGGATCGCGTCGTCGAGGGCACGGAGCAGTGCGACGACGGCAACAACAACCTGGGCGATGGCTGCTCGCCCCTGTGCACCACCGAGCCCCGGTGCTCCGGCGGCACCTGCGCGAGCAGCTGCGGGGACGGCGTCCTGTTGCCCAACGATCCGAAGGAGCAGTGCGATGACGGCAACACGCGCGCCAACGACGGCTGCTCGCCCACGTGCACGCTCGAGCCGGGCTTCAGCTGCCAGGCCGTCGACTCAGCCACGCCCGAGAAGGTGTCCATTCCCGTCGTCTACCGCGACTTCCGCGGCAATGATCTGACGAACCCGAAGGGCCACGCCGACTTCGAGAACGCCAATGGCGAGGAGCGCGGCATCTGTGGGCCGCTCTATTCGCCCCTGTCTCCGGACGGCAAGCCCGTGTACGCGAAGGAGGGCGCGACCAGCACCACCACCCATGGCCGGGCGGCGTTCGATCAATGGTACCGGGACGTCGAGGGCGTGAACCTGGCGGTGGCGGGCTCGCTGGAGCTGCTGAAGGACGCCACCAACGGCTCATACGTGTTCGACGACCAGAGCTTCTTCCCGCTCGACAACCTGGGCTGGGTCGCCCAGGGCAAGGAGCCCACGCGCAAGGACAACGGCGGGGTCTCTCACAACTTCAGCTTCACCAGCGAGGCCCGCTACTGGTTCGAGTACAAGGGCACCGAGGTGCTCACCTTCCGGGGGGATGATGACGTCTGGGTGTTCATCAACGGCCGGCTGGCGTTGGATCTCGGCGGTGTCCACGGAGCGGAGTCGGGCACCATCACCCTGAAGAACCAGGCCACCAACCTCGGCCTCCAGGTGGGCGGCATCTATGAGGCGGTGGTGTTCCAGGCCGAGCGCCACACCTCGGCCTCCTCGTACCAGCTCACGCTCACCAACTTCGTCACCCGCCGCACCCAGTGCACGCCCACCTGCGGCAATGGGACGGTGGACCCGGGCGAGGAGTGTGACGAGGGGGCGAGCAACGGCTCCGGTCAGTGCACCCGCGCGTGCGTGTTCGGTCCCCGCTGCGGCGACAACGTCGTCCAGCCCGAGGCCGGCGAGCAGTGCGACGACGGCAACACCGTCAGCGGCGACGGGTGCAGCGCCCTCTGCAAGGCGGAGATCAAGTAGGCCAGGGCACGGCGGCGCCTGGGCTATCGTTGCTCCCCGCTGACGAGGGAGGACACCATGGCGCCGAACCCGCTGGACGAGCAGCAGCAACAGACCCCTGCCCAGGCCCTGGCAGAGGCCCCCTTCGGGGGGCCCACGGTCCTGGACAAGGAGAGTCTGGAGTTCATGACCCGGGCCCATGCCGTCTACGCCGAGCTGCGCGACAAGGGCCCCGTCGTGCGTGTTCCCTCCGGGCTCGGCATCGTGGACCGGGCGAAGGCGGAGCGCGCCCCGACGAGCGGGTCCACCCCGGAGCAGTACTTCGTGACCCGGTACGACGCGGCCGTGTCCATCCTCATGGAGGAGCGGCTGTCGTCGGACGTGCTCAAGGCCATGCCCCCCGAGCAGCGCGCGCGCATGGAGGCCGCCCTGCCCGAGGAACTGCGCCCCATCGTGCGCAGCATCCTGGTGCTGGATCCCCCGGACCACACGCGGCTGCGCAAGCTCGTGCAGCCCAACTTCACCGCGCGCGCCATGGAGGCGCTCAGGCCCCGCATCCAGCGCATCGTGGAGGACCTGCTCGACAAGGCCGAGCGCGAGGCGGCCGCGCGCGGTGAGGTGGCCCCCGGACGGCGGTTGGACCTGGTCGAGTCCTTCGCCTACCCCCTGTCCATCACCGTCATCAGCGACATGCTCGGCATTCCCGTGGAGGAGCGCGAGACCGTCTATCCCTGGGCGGAGCGGCTCCTGCGGGCCAAGGGACCCGAGGGCATGATGGATGGAGAGACGCGCGCGGGCTTGAACGCCTTCGCGAACTACCTCGAGTCCCTCTTCGAGCGGAAGCGGCGGGCGCCCACCGAGGACATGATCAGCCAGATGGTCCAGGTCCAGGAGGACGGAGACATCCTCACCCCCCAGGAACTGCTGTCGATGGTGTTCATCCTCTTCTTCGCCGGGCACCTGACGACCGTCAACCTGATCGGCAACGGCGTCGTCGCGCTCTTGAGCCACCCCGAGCAGCACGCCCGCTTCCTCGCGGACCCCGCCGCCTGCGTCAAGGGCATGGTCGAGGAGACGCTGCGCTACTGGGGGCCGGTCGACTTCATCGGTGGCCCACGCATCGCGATGGAGGACCTCGACGTGGGGGGAACACGCGTGCCTCGCGGAGCGAAGGTGGCGGTGGGACTCGCCTCGGCCAACAGGGATCCCCGGCGCTTCGCCCACCCGGACGCGTTCGACATCTCGCGGCCCGATGCCCACCGGCACATCGCCTTCGGCAAGGGCATCCACGTCTGCATCGGAGCCCCCCTGGCGCGGCTCGAGGCCGAGCTGGCCTTCGAGACCCTGTTCCGCCGATGGCCGGAGCTGCGGCTGGCCGACCCCGCCGGACAGCTCGAACTCAGCATGGGGGCCGCTCTGCGCGGCTTCAAAAGGATCCCGGTCGTGTTTTAAGTGCGGCCATGACCTTCTGGAGAGTCTCGAGACACGCTTCACGCTCCCCCCTCCTCGCCGCGCTCGCCCTGCTGCTGGGCGCGAGGGAGGGCCGTGCGGAGGAGCCGGTGACGATCGATCCGGCGCGGCTGTCGGAGATCACCAAGACGCTCGCCTCGGACGAGTTCGCGGGCCGGGCACCGGGAGGGCCCGGCGAGGCCAGGACCGTCGAGTACCTCATCCGCCAGTTCAAGGAGGCGGGCCTGGAGCCCGCTGGCGAGAAGGGCGGTTGGACGCAGAAGGTCCCCCTGGTCCGCTTCCAGGTGCGGGAGGACGCCACCGTGAACCTGTTCGCCGGGGGCGAAGCAACGCCGCTGCGCCAGGGCCAGGAGGTGGTGGTCAACACGCTGCGCCCGGTGAGCCGCGTGAAGATCGACAAGGCCCCGCTGGTGTTCGTGGGCTACGGCGTCTCCGCGCCCGAGCGGAGATGGGATGACTTCAAGGGCGTCGACTTGCGCGGGAAGATCGCCGTCTTCCTCATCAACGACCCCGACTTCGAGGCGCGCGAGGGAGAGCCCGTCAGCGGCAAATTCGGCGGCCGGGCGGCCACGTACTACGCCCGCTGGACCTACAAGTACGAGGAGGCGGCCCGGCGGGGCGCGCTCGGAGCGTTGATCATCCACGAGACCCCGGGCGCGGGCTATGGCTGGTCCACGGTCCAGGCGGGCCACGGAGAGACCTACGACATCGTCCGGGCCCAACCCGCCCGGGAGAAGGTGCTGATGCAGGGGTGGCTCCACCGCGACGCCGCCACCGCGCTGTTCACGCGCGCGGGGTTGGACCTGGAGCAGCTCGAGAACGAGGCACGCACCGCGGACTTCAAGCCCATCCCGCTCGCGGGCGCCCACCTGAGCTGCGACTACCGCGTGACCCACGCGCGCGCCGACAGCCACAACGTGCTGGGCAAACTGCCCGGCAAGCAGCGCCCCCGCGAGGCCATCATGTACGGCGCCCACTGGGACGCCTACGGCATCGGTCCGGCCGATGCCTCCGGCGATACGGTGCGCCATGGCGCCGTGGATGACGCCATCGGGCTGGCCGGCATGATCGAGATCGCGCGCGCGTTCCAGCGCGAACCGAGGCCCGCGCGCACGGTCCTCTTCGCCGCCTGGACCGCCGAGGAGCGGGGCCTGCTCGGCTCGGAGTACTACGCCGCGCATCCGCTCCAGCCCCTCGCCACCCTGGCGGCGAACCTGACCATGGACGTGCTGCAGACCGCCGGGCCCGCCCGCGACGTCGTGCTCGTCGGCCATGGGCAGAACGAGCTCGAGGACGACCTCGCCCGGGCCGCCGCGAAACAGGGCCGCACCGTCACCCCCGATGCGAAACCCGAGCGGGGCCTGTTCTACCGCGCGGACCATTTCTCCCTGGCCCGGCGCGGCGTGCCGGTGCTCCTGCTGATGGGGTTGGGCGGCGGCCACGATCTGGTGGAAGGCGGCCGGGAGGCCGGCGACAAATGGGTCGCGGACTACACCGCGCGCTGCTACCACCAACCCTGCGATGCCTGGAGCGCCAACTGGGATCTGCGCGGCGCCGCCCAGGACGTGCAGTTGCTGCATGACATCGGCCGGGAGCTGGCCACGTCCAATCGCTGGCCCCAGTGGAAGCCCGGCTCGGAGTTCAAGAGCGTCCGCGACCGCTCGGCGTCCGCCCGCAGGTGAAACCAGCGCCCTGGGGTGGAACACACCCGTTCCACACTCTCAGCATTTGAGCGGACAGGCTCTCGGTCCCTGGTAGTCGATCCCCTGGAGTCGAGGGGGGGATCGGCCGACGAGAGAGGGTCCGGAGTTGTTCTATGATCGGTGGGTCCCCATGCTTCAGTTCCCTGGCTACTCCCTGCTTGGACTCCTGCAGTCCACCTCTTCCAACCTCCTGTACCGTGCATTGCGCGAGGTGGATGGCCAGCCCGTCATCCTGAAGACCCCCCGTTCCGACTTCCCGGGTGCCCGCGAGCGCGCCCACCTCCAGCACGAGTACACGCTGCTGCAGCGGCTGCGGAACACGCCCGGTGTCGTCCAGGTGCACGCCTATGAGTTGCTCCAGGAGCGACCCGTGCTCGTCCTCGGCAACGAGGGCGGCACCTCGCTCTCCGAGCACCTGGACCGACCCTTCCCTCTCAAGCGCTTCCTGCCCATCGCCCTGGACCTGTGCACCACCCTGGCCGAGGTGCACCGCCGGGGCGTCATCCACAAGGACATCAAGCCCGGCAACATCCTCCTGTCCGCGTCCGGGCAGCCCTGGCTCATCGACTTCGGCATCTCCACCCTCCAGCGAACGCAGCACGTGGAGGCGGCCCCGGCCCCGCTCGTGGAGGGCACGCCGGCCTACATGTCTCCGGAGCAGACGGGGCGGATGAACCGGGCGCTGGACTACCGCACCGACCTCTATTCCCTGGGCATCACCTTCTACCAGTTGCTCACGGGGCGTCTGCCTTTCACGGGCAGGGATTTGCTGGAGTGGTTTCACGCCCACCTGGCCCAGGCCCCCGTGCCCCCGCACCAGATGGTGCCCGGCCTGCCACCAGCCCTCTCCGCGCTGGTGATGAAGCTTTTGTCCAAGCGCGCCGAGGATCGCTACCAGGGAGCGGAGGGCCTGCGCTTCGACCTGGAGCGCATCCAGAACGGAGAGCGGGACTTCCCCCTGGGGCAGAAGGACGTGCCCGCGCGCTTCCTGCTGCCGCAGCGGTTGTATGGCCGGCATGCCGAGGTGGCGACGCTGCTGGAGGCGTTCGAGCGCGTGGCCCGGACGGGCCGACCGGAGTGGGTGCTGGTGCGCGGCTACTCGGGCATCGGCAAGTCCTCCGTCGTGAAGGAGCTGCACCAGCCAGTCCTCCGCAGCCGAGGCTTCTTCCTCCGGGGCAAGTTCGAGCAATACCAACGGGACAAGCCCTACGCCCCCCTGGTGCAGGCCCTGCGGGGCCTCATCCAACACCTGCTGGCCGGCAGTGACGCGGAGCTGGCCGCCTGGCGCCAACGCCTGCTGGAGGCCCTGGAAGGACAGGGCGAGGTGTTGCTGGAGATGGTGCCCCAGTTGGAGCTCGTCCTGGGCAGACAGCCCGCCGTGGAGGACCTGCCGCTCGAGGCGGCCCAGCACCGCGTCCACCACCTCTTCCAGCGCCTGCTGAGCGTCTTCGCCACGGGGGAGCACCCCCTCGTCCTCTTCCTGGACGACTTGCAGTGGGCGGACGCCCCCTGCCTCGCGTTCATCCAATACCTGATGACCCACCCGGACACGCCCCCCGTGCTGTGGGTGGGGGCCTACCGGGACAACGAGGTGAATCCCACGCATCCGCTCCTGTTGACGCTCGCCACGGCGCGCAAGGAGGGGACGCGGTTCTCGGAGATCCACCTGGGAGCCTTGTCGCTCGAGCAGACGCACCAGCTCGTGGCGGATGCCCTGCCCGGGGCCCAGGAGGACATGGTGCGGCCCCTGTCCGCGCTGGTGTGGGAGAAGACGGCGGGCAACCCCTTCTTCCTGTTGCAGCTGTTGCAGACCCTCCACCAGGAAGAGCTGGTGACGCGCGCGCCCGAGGGTGGCTGGCGCTGGAACGAAGCGGGCGTGAAGGCGTGTGGCTACGCGGACAACGTGGTGGACTTCATGGCGGACCGGCTGCGCCAGTTGCCACCGGACACGCAGCACCTGCTCCAACTGGCCGCGGGCGTGGGCAGCTCCTTTCCGCTCTCCCTCCTCGCCCTGCTGTCCGAGCGGGAGGCCCCCGACGTGGAGCGCTGTCTGGAGCCGGCCCTGATGGAGGGGCTGGTGGTCCAGGCCGGTCCCCTAGAGCTGAGGTTCCTGCATGACCGCATCCAACAAGCCGCCCATGGCCTCACCCCCAAGGAGCAACGCGCGCACCTGCACCTGCGCATCGGCCGCCTGCTGCTGCGGGGCCTGTCCCCCGAGGAGCTCGAGGAGCGCCTCTTCGACGTGGTGTCCCAGCTCAACGCGGGCGTGAAGTTGCTGGACGACGTCGAGGAGCGTACGCGGCTGGCGCACCTCAATGCCCGGGCGGGCTTCCGGGCCAGGAACTCCACGGCCCATCAATCCGCCGTGGGCTATCTCGACCTGGCCTTCTCCCTGCTGCCCGGAGATCCGTGGGAGACCCACCCCGAGCTGGCCTTCAACCTGCGCCTGGCCCACGCCTCCAGCGAGATGGTGCTGGGCCATTCCTCCCAGGCCATCCAGTTGGTGGACGAGGCGTCACGCCATGCCCGGACGCGCCTCGACACCATCTCCGCGTACATCATCAAGAGCCGCCTCCTGCTGCTCATGGGCGACGCCCAGGCCAGTCTGCGCAACCTCCTGGAGTGTCTGGAGAAGTTTGGACTCCTGCTGCCGCTCGACCCTTCCGCCGAGGAGCTGAACGCCGCGGAAGCGGAGCTGGAAGGATTGCTGGAGCGGCACTCCGTCGAGAGCCTGCTCGACCTGCCCGCCATGACGGATCCCGACGTGACGGCGACCCTGAATGCCTTGGCGAGCCTGTGCACCCTGGCGCTGTTCACCAGGCCCAGCCTGGCCACCATCGCCGCCCTGCGCGCCGTGGTCCTGAGCATCCACCATGGCAACGCGGAAGCCTCGGCGAACGGCTATGTCCTCTGCGCGACCTGGTATTGCATCGTCCGCCGACAATACGAGAAGGCCCATGCCCTCGGCAAACTCGCCCACGAGCTGAGCGAGCGCCATCCCACGTCCATCTACCGTGGCCGGGTCCTCGCCTTCTACGCCGCCCTCGCCTGTCTTCGCGAGCCCTTCTCCCAGACCCACAAGTACTGCCTCGCGGCCTTCGAGTATGCGCTCCGGTTGGGGGACTCTCCGGCCGCCTGCGTTCACGGCTTCTCCATCAGCCGCACCCTCCTGGTCGAGGGCCGTGAGCTCTCCGAGACGCACCAGGAGATCCAGGCGTTCGTCGAGTACTCGCGCAAGTCCAACTTCCGGCTCTTCGAACTCCTGACGCGCTATTACGAAAGGCTCGTGCAGCAACTGCGAGGGCTCACGCCCTCCTTCTCTTCTCCAGATGGAGACGGGTTCGATGAAGCGAGCGCCGAGGCGGTGATCGTCGGCGGCCGCTCGGCGCAGCACTACAACATGTTTCTCTTCATCAAGCTCCAGTCCCGCTACATGTGTGGCGACTACGAGCAGGCGCGCCAGGCGCGCGCCCTCGCCACTCCGGAGGCGCGCCGGGTCCCCGGAGATACCGCGGCGTTCGCCTACCATCTCTACGGAGCGCTCACCCTCGCCGCCTGCTACCGCAACGCCTCCGCCGAGGAGAAACGGGAGTTCCTCGCCGACATCGAGGCCCACCGCCAACAGCTCGCGGGTTGGGCCAGCGGCTGCCCGGCGAACTTCGTCGCCGCCAAGCGGCTGGTGGCCGCCGAGCTGGCCCGGCTCTCCGGCCACACCGAGCAGGCCCTGCGCGCCTACGAAGCCTCCCTGTCCGCCGCGCGCGAATACGGTTCGAACCACCTCGTGGGCCTCATCTGCGAGCTGGCCGCCCGCTATTGCAAGGACCTGGGCCTGCCCTCGCTCACGACCGCCTACATCCGTCAGGCCCACGAGGGCTACATCCAGTGGGGCGCCCATGGAAAGGCCCGCCAACTGGAGGAGCAGTGGCCCCAGCTCCTCGTCGTCGACTCCCGGCAGGACACCACCACCACGGGGACGGGCGTGCAGCGCATCGACGCGCTCGCCGTCATCAAGGCCCAGCAGGCCATCTCCAGTGAGATCGTCCTCGAGCGGCTGGTGGCCACGCTCATGAGCGTCGCCCTGGAGAGCGCCGGAGCACAACGCGGCGCCTTCCTCCTGCTCCAGGACGACGCGCTCCATGTCGTGGCGCTCCAGCCCTCGTCGGAGCGCCAGGGCGAGGCCCCCCAGCCCCACGAGCTGCCCCTGTCCCTCCTGGCCTACGTGCGCCGCAGCGGCGAGCACGTCCTGCTCGACGACACCACCCAACCCCACCCCTTCTCCTCCGACGTCTACTTCTCCTCGTCCTCCGTCCGCTCCGTGCTGTGCCTGCCCGTGCGCCGCCAGGACACCCTCCAGGGCCTGCTCTACCTGGAGAACTCCCTCTCCTCCGAGACCTTCTCCCACGGCCGGCTCTCGCTCCTGGAGCACCTCGCCTCGCAGGCGGCCATCTCCATCGAGAATGCCTGCCTCTACGCGAACGTGCGCGAGGCAGAGACAGCCCTGCGCCGCGCCAACGAGGAGCTGGAGGCGCGCGTCCAGCAGCGCACCCA
Proteins encoded in this window:
- a CDS encoding DUF4215 domain-containing protein, with the translated sequence MRSDLPGGVRFTGLVLVSFLVSMLASGCGGGGGGECGDGARQSAESCDDGNTADGDGCAASCRAVEEGWACDTPGQACVRTTCGNGTRDNTEACDDGNTTAGDGCDTRCLVEEGWSCTAQGDRCFAATCGDRIIAGDEECEDGNALPGDGCGATCRLESGYKCPAAGEPCIRTVCGDRVVEGTEQCDDGNNNLGDGCSPLCTTEPRCSGGTCASSCGDGVLLPNDPKEQCDDGNTRANDGCSPTCTLEPGFSCQAVDSATPEKVSIPVVYRDFRGNDLTNPKGHADFENANGEERGICGPLYSPLSPDGKPVYAKEGATSTTTHGRAAFDQWYRDVEGVNLAVAGSLELLKDATNGSYVFDDQSFFPLDNLGWVAQGKEPTRKDNGGVSHNFSFTSEARYWFEYKGTEVLTFRGDDDVWVFINGRLALDLGGVHGAESGTITLKNQATNLGLQVGGIYEAVVFQAERHTSASSYQLTLTNFVTRRTQCTPTCGNGTVDPGEECDEGASNGSGQCTRACVFGPRCGDNVVQPEAGEQCDDGNTVSGDGCSALCKAEIK
- a CDS encoding cytochrome P450 family protein; this translates as MAPNPLDEQQQQTPAQALAEAPFGGPTVLDKESLEFMTRAHAVYAELRDKGPVVRVPSGLGIVDRAKAERAPTSGSTPEQYFVTRYDAAVSILMEERLSSDVLKAMPPEQRARMEAALPEELRPIVRSILVLDPPDHTRLRKLVQPNFTARAMEALRPRIQRIVEDLLDKAEREAAARGEVAPGRRLDLVESFAYPLSITVISDMLGIPVEERETVYPWAERLLRAKGPEGMMDGETRAGLNAFANYLESLFERKRRAPTEDMISQMVQVQEDGDILTPQELLSMVFILFFAGHLTTVNLIGNGVVALLSHPEQHARFLADPAACVKGMVEETLRYWGPVDFIGGPRIAMEDLDVGGTRVPRGAKVAVGLASANRDPRRFAHPDAFDISRPDAHRHIAFGKGIHVCIGAPLARLEAELAFETLFRRWPELRLADPAGQLELSMGAALRGFKRIPVVF
- a CDS encoding serine/threonine protein kinase: MSTSASDDIRIGSILRDTYEIVSLLGTGGMGKVFLARHLRLPGKQVAVKVLLSDEEVTADQYARFRREAEITSRLGHPNIVGVLDFHGPEGEGSAPFLVLEHLSGETLSRRLKKGPLPLPEALFVARQIGAALHAAHQAGVIHRDLKPGNVFLVPTESWDVADYQVKLLDFGISKLVSAQTVRTQDDVLMGTPRYMSPEQARGQNTKVDARSDLFALGVIVYEMLSGKSPFADESVVGILYRIVNEPVDPLAAICPHLPASVCAAVDKALSKQPGDRQPSIAAFIEELTGTAPSLSSARPEPQPASQDVPLTPVSAGVVAATPATVPGRKAPSAQEAVATVRPGAVRAAPASELEAPPSMMEAPPPSMVGPAPSLPGSAMPPKSSRTVLVGAVLALLVGAGGVVAFLSRGTPPASPPVTRSPPEVATTTATPPPAPPPAQETPPAQETPPAETPEPASSATAPQPTARPAARAQAPEVLPAGVRETLEQAEQALKANQATEAIRLARLSQRTKVTGASFSLLTRAHCQQGDLANARAQWSRVPTAQRALVQKYCKQHDIEF
- a CDS encoding M28 family metallopeptidase, whose product is MTFWRVSRHASRSPLLAALALLLGAREGRAEEPVTIDPARLSEITKTLASDEFAGRAPGGPGEARTVEYLIRQFKEAGLEPAGEKGGWTQKVPLVRFQVREDATVNLFAGGEATPLRQGQEVVVNTLRPVSRVKIDKAPLVFVGYGVSAPERRWDDFKGVDLRGKIAVFLINDPDFEAREGEPVSGKFGGRAATYYARWTYKYEEAARRGALGALIIHETPGAGYGWSTVQAGHGETYDIVRAQPAREKVLMQGWLHRDAATALFTRAGLDLEQLENEARTADFKPIPLAGAHLSCDYRVTHARADSHNVLGKLPGKQRPREAIMYGAHWDAYGIGPADASGDTVRHGAVDDAIGLAGMIEIARAFQREPRPARTVLFAAWTAEERGLLGSEYYAAHPLQPLATLAANLTMDVLQTAGPARDVVLVGHGQNELEDDLARAAAKQGRTVTPDAKPERGLFYRADHFSLARRGVPVLLLMGLGGGHDLVEGGREAGDKWVADYTARCYHQPCDAWSANWDLRGAAQDVQLLHDIGRELATSNRWPQWKPGSEFKSVRDRSASARR
- a CDS encoding glycosyl hydrolase family 18 protein encodes the protein MHKAFELRSLAVGALLTTLVACAGQPDPSEVLDEPMRSQEAKALSTRVVGYFPTWQGDVNAIQYDKLTHINYSFLLPTAQGGLTGLSSGDARLRSLVQAAHAKGVKVQVAVGGWMDGNDAPFEQMAANASARTTFVNNVLAFVEQAGLDGVDIDWEWPEPGASAQNFGALMNQLGTALHARGKILTAAVLATGGDGIPTSSFADVDFLNIMAYDMGYPHSSYDIAVQSMNYWLGRGLPASKAVLGVPFYGKDSGNGAYTYAQLVAMDPQAPNKDVVNGIYYNGIPTIKAKAQLALQRGGGIMIWEISQDTSGTTSLLNAISQVVGGGTTNPAPSVNLTSPANGTTFTPGSTITVSANASDSNGRVTQVVFYAGAQKLGTVTSAPYSLAWLNVAAGSYTLTAVATDDGGATTTSAAVSITVTSGTGGSCAGVAAWDATKVYVKGDQVTSGGKLWRAQWWTQNEVPTQSDWGVWVLVSNC